In the Topomyia yanbarensis strain Yona2022 chromosome 3, ASM3024719v1, whole genome shotgun sequence genome, one interval contains:
- the LOC131690133 gene encoding peritrophin-55-like, which produces MWTTKGLVFFATIVLSLLNGSEQTSWYWSCRENVGVLLFPDPELCHMYIICTQEQLHQAICPLGQIFDVYSRKCGDPGSSVCFFDLMNESTEAPTTSLTSPPTTTTTSSTLPPTTTSTLPPTTSTTLPPTTTSTLAPTTQSTLPPTTSNTLPPTTSSTVPPTESTTIPPVVSSTETIQEEPTCPDRGMHFFEHPTNCQRFFLCLMGRLSMVECPVNMRYNPNSKRCDLPWNIGCN; this is translated from the exons ATGTGGACAACCAAAG GGTTAGTATTTTTCGCAACAATAGTGTTATCGCTACTAAATGGTTCTGAGCAAACGTCATGGTATTGGTCCTGCCGCGAGAACGTGGGTGTACTTTTGTTCCCAGATCCTGAGCTCTGCCATATGTACATCATCTGCACTCAGGAACAACTGCACCAAGCGATCTGTCCATTGGGTCAGATATTCGATGTCTATTCACGAAAGTGTGGTGATCCGGGAAGTTCTGTCTGCTTTTTCGATCTGATGAACGAAAGTACGGAAGCTCCAACTACCTCATTAACCTCGCCACCCACCACGACAACAACATCATCAACGCTTCCACCAACAACAACGTCAACGTTGCCCCCAACAacttcaacaactttgccaccAACAACTACCTCAACTTTAGCTCCAACAACTCAATCAACATTGCCACCAACAACTTCAAACACTTTACCGCCAACAACTTCATCAACCGTGCCACCTACGGAATCAACCACAATTCCACCGGTGGTGTCCAGTACGGAGACCATCCAAGAAGAACCAACCTGTCCTGATCGAGGCATGCATTTCTTCGAGCATCCTACAAATTGTCAGAGATTCTTCCTATGCTTGATGGGGCGTCTTAGCATGGTGGAATGTCCCGTCAACATGCGGTATAATCCAAACTCCAAACGCTGTGACTTGCCTTGGAATATTGGATGTAACTGA